The Thermus oshimai DSM 12092 sequence AAGGCCGTCCGGTCCAGCTCCAGAACCGTCTGCAGAACCTCGGCTACTGTCTCCCGCACCGCTTCCCTCAGCAAGATCCGCAGGGTATCCTGATCCAAGGGGCACCTCCTCCGTCTAAGGTGTGCCCCCCTATTAAACACAGACCCTTACACATAATTCCTTACACGACCACCGCACGGATAGGAAAAGGCGCTCGCACCATCAGGCGGGCAAGAAAGCTGGTTGCCAGGTTGGCCGTGGCTCGGGTGTGGACTTCCGCAAGGGAGAAACGGGTGAAGAGGTCGACGGCCGAGAAGTGCTGGATCCTCTCCCCAGGGCCCAGGGTCACGGTGAGGGTATCCACCTGGATAAGGTCGCCAGGGTGACCCACCTCGTATCCCTTGGGCTTCCTTTGCGCATAGGGCCTCCTGGGTCTTCGCCCCCCCTTCCCCCGCCGGGCCTGGGCCAGAAAGGCGGCTACGCTTTCCACGCGGCCGTGTGCTTCCAGGTAGGCCAGGATCCGCCCCACGGTGCGCTCGCTCACCGCAAAGCCCTCCTTCCTTAGGGTCAGCCAAATCGGCCAGCGGCCCCAGGTGGG is a genomic window containing:
- a CDS encoding transposase, with protein sequence MFNRGAHLRRRRCPLDQDTLRILLREAVRETVAEVLQTVLELDRTAFLQVHGGRRNGYYPRKLETTFGQVDLKVPRDRESRYYPAFL